In Thunnus maccoyii chromosome 3, fThuMac1.1, whole genome shotgun sequence, the following proteins share a genomic window:
- the znf831 gene encoding zinc finger protein 831 isoform X2 — METGKPGLASAPVHISSVAAQTEKRMDIQAPLTAVYIHTVPALPAQPYPQPPAAAREPAALHLAMPPLYSKETLPFLTLHIAGGLQSQPGLSLVAAAPAARPKSAGKHVCPHCGRDCMKPSVLEKHLRCHTGERPYPCNTCGVSFKTQSNLYKHKRTQAHARLSSESEQSSLGSLDSMSSSRETCTSSLSLDERSEESGSLEKDTTIPTAEITCPASTSKVYSVKMQAPVSEKNELTPTGHKTEPNECAEVTKEEEKQRMESEKLPLTVSRHLPLQRQEATLFSKQWESSVSRGKSQSHESTDSGYSESSDHYLSPSSIIPDHSMDSLAKSTKEHLEESTSTCVPSEPGQGGQETKDTAREQEQRTLEERISKLISENTAVVEDKQLENVRPRKTVLSKQGSIDLPMPYTYKDSFHFDMRISKTPNVGIQRNRNPGLYSSVPTQRSSTMDHAPLTRSNSLPFSVTLLQPEGSSPTASYQNDYVTLIRRGSSGQINPTGFAIKPLNQQSSTHRPLVRQTAVDCNHATDALFMNSSVEEVCAGSFSCDGDGGDICGEPSNRKFRRKKAQKFAYNKWYMYGGGTFKKLYNAEKVGDNSVIKGRKSSTNPEHEVVQGLQKRLSAVCKETVKTTSSTTNFISSSSTVCHPGCPPAKLSGVDLNLKTGQLHSSCSSLKTPLGRNLSLSTLPLPSIGSLVTHKTDSMSRADAGKLINAEKHTDSTSQFCRAHIPSDRKKQRTDDKIICPVEMETDPNTLTHPPPSVTGCVPQQDTNLNYVNLQTNQKHSQLKGALFPPCIINANAPSISTSPATSIPSSAKTSFLPKYQLKLPNTAEHDSNPTLPVVDKPTGTDGRTFSSVLSSSHTEQTSSSVTTSENKCCDPVTSPLVQTCDIKKTNGFSSFQGQLLSPESLRLNQNVTSNLAIVHRPFAGTTITTTCLQSYQAGLCSTSIESLPPKPCVSSASMHLPRPVAAVVENFPATHIITTENNQPSAATITAFSQGQPPPLSHTHASSASGQLNPANGANAASNTPIVPCHIAPFDSVQPAGQNIFHVHTADLQICLQIISDEQLALIEPQIERQAVSSLSQRRDMDAVALEMIQTKAQNSVLMENSHEKSDHEQSGNQKELDQSKSLPTLNMESIKPPLSVQFGKAQPNLHMTEHSDSTQATVSAEFKTPEALGLLQRPHKQGHINTVTETQSCMGDVMLTAASLKGVKSGRNQTSDEEHALSLNHCAEEQHLPDRRVSQGGLVSQTLSGQHKLNMTAPSPGAVNQKCTRSELLGKESQHKLKNIGGSCNVGVIQAKGEDFIYESSRLESGETCPPLQVGLGRASSTLCADELSGTVSTFSMDKCKSPRQSNPQVSICCRNVESTLSETLNSSKHANMGCDRVGSSDNAAPSQEMTLSESQGVISTAHSDKHMGPFTSMSSDIQVEKAKDIPAVLTSIQSPTAGVMEGASLAGCAAQKEPQTQGHGGTPGQPDWRPKQTQEAEETNTMIQCMEEQGSGVMEENKNGGMSSIKADEVPGHWGKVESNCRYTVSPDLVTPEGEDRGVKADSSWLSEQHLQHLSQTHPGMSEYPPQSPQQAPSTSNNLNLPASGSQTGLFNSPQPPLEMNFYFSQQQHWNSSITHNKQTQILIEPNSSQHTAQDLLAETQNTFSQTQTFTHQDQKQDQKLTLSAQQGNTTAGNNSAAECCCNKSTLGSHKSPSLSSDVKISSSTHPSQVSHPVQVSRVAGLTGDTQATKSKVLDNNTVRPTQTFMNTEPDNKHETKDQAPHDYTSQSSNSERGDITNKYQAFFLAGQLHSYQPVDCLTSGVRPVQSCQDYTEDTSSSDDEGKLIIEL, encoded by the exons ATGGAGACTGGCAAGCCAGGATTGGCGAGTGCTCCAGTGCACATCAGTTCCGttgcagcacagacagagaaaaggatGGACATACAGGCCCCACTGACAGCTGTTTACATCCACACAGTGCCTGCTCTACCAGCACAGCCTTACCCCCAGCCTCCTGCAGCGGCCCGGGAGCCTGCCGCACTCCATCTGGCCATGCCACCGCTCTACTCCAAGGAGACGCTTCCCTTTCTGACACTCCATATTGCTGGTGGGCTGCAGTCTCAGCCAGGATTGAGTCTGGtggctgctgctcctgcagccAGACCCAAGTCAGCAGGAAAGCATGTGTGTCCTCACTGTGGACGGGACTGCATGAAGCCCAGCGTGCTGGAGAAGCATCTCCGCTGCCACACTGGGGAACGGCCTTACCCCTGCAACACTTGTGGAGTTTCTTTTAAGACTCAGAGCAACCTCTACAAACATAAGCGTACTCAGGCTCATGCCCGCCTCTCATCTgaatcagagcagagcagcctGGGCAGCCTGGACAGCATGTCCAGCTCTAGGGAGACTTGTACCTCCAGTTTGTCTCTAGATGAGCGCAGTGAGGAGTCGGGAAGCCTGGAGAAGGATACCACAATACCCACTGCTGAGATCACCTGTCCAGCCAGTACATCAAAGGTCTACTCTGTAAAGATGCAAGCGCCTGTCAGTGAAAAGAACGAGCTGACCCCTACAGGTCATAAGACAGAGCCAAATGAATGTGCAGAGGtaacaaaagaagaggagaaacagaggatGGAAAGCGAAAAGCTTCCTCTGACCGTTAGTCGACATCTTCCCCTTCAAAGACAAGAGGCCACTCTGTTCTCCAAGCAGTGGGAGAGCTCTGTATCCAGAGGGAAGTCACAGAGCCATGAGAGCACTGACTCAGGCTACAGTGAGAGCAGTGATCATTACCTAAGCCCCAGCAGCATTATACCGGACCACAGTATGGATTCCCTTGCCAAATCCACCAAGGAGCATCTTGAAGAATCCACCAGCACATGTGTGCCTTCTGAACCAGGCCAAGGAGGACAGGAGACCAAAGACACTGCAAGGGAGCAGGAGCAGAGGACACTGGAGGAGCGCATATCTAAACTGATTTCGGAGAATACAGCTGTTGTGGAGGACAAACAGCTGGAGAATGTAAGGCCACGGAAGACAGTTCTTTCTAAACAGGGTAGCATTGACCTCCCAATGCCATACACATACAAGGACTCCTTTCACTTTGACATGAGAATCAGTAAAACTCCGAATGTTGGGATACAAAGAAACAGGAATCCCGGATTGTACAGCTCAGTGCCAACTCAGCGCTCCTCCACCATGGATCATGCACCCTTAACCCGCAGCAACTCCCTCCCCTTTAGTGTTACCCTTCTGCAGCCCGAGGGGAGCAGCCCAACTGCCTCCTATCAGAACGATTATGTAACACTCATTCGGAGGGGAAGCTCTGGCCAGATCAATCCAACAGGTTTCGCAATCAAGCCTCTGAACCAGCAGTCATCCACCCACCGCCCACTAGTCCGGCAGACAGCCGTAGACTGCAACCACGCAACAGATGCTCTCTTCATGAATTCATCTGTGGAGGAGGTGTGCGCCGGCAGTTTCAGCTGTGATGGGGATGGCGGTGACATTTGTGGAGAGCCAAGCAACAGAAAGTTCCGGAGGAAGAAAGCACAGAAGTTTGCTTACAACAAGTGGTACATGTATGGGGGAGGGACATTTAAGAAGCTCTACAATGCTGAGAAAGTTGGTGATAATAGTGTTATCAAAGGCAGGAAATCTTCTACAAACCCAGAGCATGAGGTTGTTCAGGGCCTGCAAAAAAGGTTGTCAGCAGTTTGTAAAGAGACAGTAAAGACAACAAGCTCAACTACAAACTTCATAAGCAGCAGTTCAACAGTGTGCCATCCAGGTTGCCCTCCTGCAAAGCTCTCTGGTGTAGATTTGAATCTAAAAACTGGCCAGCTTCATTCATCATGCAGCTCTCTTAAGACTCCACTCGGGAGAAACCTGTCTTTGTCTACATTGCCATTACCTTCTATTGGATCACTAGTTACTCACAAAACAGACAGCATGAGCAGAGCAGATGCAGGGAAATTGATTAATGCAGAAAAACATACCGACTCCACCTCCCAGTTCTGCAGGGCCCATATTCCCTCCGACAGGAAAAAGCAGAGAACTGATGACAAAATAATTTGCCCTGTGGAGATGGAGACTGACCCAAACACACTGACTCATCCCCCTCCCTCTGTCACTGGCTGTGTGCCTCAGCAGGATACAAATCTCAATTATGTCAACcttcaaacaaatcaaaaacattcTCAGCTCAAAGGAGCTCTCTTTCCTCCTTGCATAATCAATGCAAATGCACCGTCTATTAGCACCTCACCAGCCACTTCCATCCCCTCCTCTGCCAAGACAAGCTTCTTGCCCAAGTACCAGCTAAAGTTACCGAACACTGCTGAACATGATTCAAATCCTACGCTGCCTGTTGTGGATAAACCGACAGGAACTGATGGCCGCACTTTCTCCTCTGTTCTGTCATCTTCTCACACTGAGCAAACCTCAAGCTCAGTCACAActtctgaaaataaatgttgtgatCCTGTCACCTCGCCATTGGTGCAGACATGTGATATCAAAAAGACAAATGGTTTTAGCTCCTTTCAAGGCCAGCTACTCTCGCCTGAATCTTTAAGACTCAATCAAAACGTGACATCTAATCTTGCCATAGTGCACAGGCCATTTGCAGGAACCACGATAACCACAACCTGCCTACAATCTTATCAGGCAGGATTATGCAGCACTTCAATTGAGAGCTTGCCTCCAAAACCATGTGTGAGTTCAGCATCTATGCATCTACCCAGACCTGTTGCAGCTGTGGTTGAGAACTTCCCTGCTACACATATCATAACCACAGAAAACAATCAGCCATCTGCTGCTACCATTACAGCTTTCTCACAAGGACAACCCCCAcctttgtcacacacacatgcctcgTCAGCATCAGGCCAGTTGAATCCTGCAAACGGAGCAAACGCTGCTTCAAATACTCCGATTGTACCGTGTCACATTGCACCATTTGACTCAGTGCAGCCAGCAGGACAGAACATCTTTCATGTTCATACAGCGGACCTCCAGATCTGCTTGCAGATCATATCCGATGAGCAACTGGCTCTCATTGAACCCCAAATTGAGCGGCAGGCAGTTAGCAGCCTCTCACAGAGACGTGACATGGACGCGGTGGCCCTGGAAATGATTCAGACTAAAGCTCAAAACTCTGTCCTCATGGAAAATAGTCATGAGAAAAGTGATCATGAGCAGTCTGGAAATCAAAAGGAGTTGGACCAAAGTAAGTCTTTACCTACCCTTAACATGGAGAGCATAAAACCTCCCCTGTCTGTCCAGTTTGGGAAGGCACAGCCGAATCTCCACATGACTGAACATAGTGATTCTACTCAGGCTACAGTATCAGCTGAATTTAAAACTCCTGAAGCTCTAGGCTTGCTGCAACGCCCACACAAACAAGGTCATATAAACACGGTCACAGAGACTCAGAGCTGTATGGGCGATGTTATGTTAACTGCTGCTTCACTCAAAGGTGTAAAATCAGGAAGGAACCAAACTTCAGACGAGGAACATGCACTTTCTCTGAACCATTGTGCTGAAGAACAACATTTGCCAGACAGGCGGGTCAGCCAAGGTGGACTGGTCTCTCAAACACTCTCTGGCCAACACAAGCTCAATATGACTGCTCCTTCTCCTGGTGCAGTAAATCAGAAGTGCACAAGGAGTGAATTACTGGGCAAAGAAAGCCAACACAAACTTAAAAACATAGGAGGCTCATGTAATGTAGGCGTAATTCAAGCCAAGGGTGAAGACTTTATATATGAAAGTAGCAGGTTAGAAAGTGGAGAGACCTGCCCTCCCCTGCAGGTCGGGCTAGGTCGGGCCTCCAGTACACTGTGTGCTGATGAACTCTCTGGGACAGTTTCTACATTTTCCATGGATAAATGCAAATCCCCAAGACAATCAAATCCACAAGTATCCATCTGCTGCAGAAATGTGGAATCTACATTATCAGAGACTCTAAATTCAtctaaacatgcaaacatgggATGTGACAGGGTGGGATCTTCGGACAATGCTGCTCCTTCACAGGAAATGACTCTCAGTGAATCACAGGGTGTAATCAGTACAGCCCACTCAGATAAACACATGGGTCCGTTTACTTCAATGTCTTCTGACATCCAGGTGGAAAAAGCCAAAGACATCCCAGCTGTGCTTACAAGTATACAGAGCCCTACTGCAG GGGTTATGGAGGGAGCCTCCCTGGCAGGATGTGCAGCCCAGAAGGAGCCGCAGACACAAGGACATGGAGGGACCCCTGGACAGCCAGACTGGAGGCCAAAGCAGACCCAAGAGGCTGAGGAGACAAACACAATGATACAATGCATGGAGGAGCAGGGGAGTGGAGTGATGGAAGAGAATAAGAACGGAGGAATGAGTAGTATCAAGGCAGACGAGGTGCCAGGACATTGGGGGAAGGTCGAGTCTAATTGCAGATACACAGTTTCACCAGATCTGGTAACGCCAGAG GGAGAAGACAGAGGGGTCAAGGCAGATTCGTCTTGGCTATCTGAGCAACATCTTCAGCATCTTTCCCAGACGCATCCTGGAATGTCTGAATACCCTCCACAGAGCCCTCAGCAAGCTCCAAGCACATCAAATAACCTTAATTTACCTGCCAGCGGCAGTCAGACCGGCCTTTTCAATTCTCCACAGCCCCCATTGGAAATGAACTTTTATTTCTCACAACAGCAACACTGGAACAGCAGCATCACTCATaataaacagacacagatcTTGATTGAACCAAATTCAAGTCAACATACAGCTCAGGACCTGTTAGCGGAAACACAAAATACTTTTTCACAAACTCAAACATTTACACATCAGGACCAAAAGCAAGACCAAAAGCTGACCCTGTCTGCTCAGCAAGGAAATACTACTGCAGGAAACAATAGTGCTGCAGAATGCTGTTGTAATAAATCAACATTAGGAAGCCATAAAAGTCCAAGTCTCTCATCTGATGTCAAAATATCATCTTCCACACACCCCAGCCAAGTTTCTCATCCTGTTCAAGTCAGTAGAGTTGCTGGTTTGACAGGAGACACCCAAGCAACAAAGAGCAAGGTGCTGGATAATAATACTGTGCGGCCAACACAGACTTTTATGAACACAGAGCCTGATAATAAGCACGAAACCAAGGACCAGGCACCACATGACTACACAAGTCAGAGCAGTAACTCTGAGAGAGGTGACATAACCAACAAATACCAGGCTTTTTTCTTGGCTGGTCAGCTTCACAGCTATCAACCAGTTGACTGTCTGACCAGTGGAGTGAGgcctgtgcaaagctgtcagGACTACACAGAGGACACCAGCAGTAGTGATGATGAGGGAAAGCTTATCATTGAGCTTTAG
- the znf831 gene encoding zinc finger protein 831 isoform X1, which translates to METGKPGLASAPVHISSVAAQTEKRMDIQAPLTAVYIHTVPALPAQPYPQPPAAAREPAALHLAMPPLYSKETLPFLTLHIAGGLQSQPGLSLVAAAPAARPKSAGKHVCPHCGRDCMKPSVLEKHLRCHTGERPYPCNTCGVSFKTQSNLYKHKRTQAHARLSSESEQSSLGSLDSMSSSRETCTSSLSLDERSEESGSLEKDTTIPTAEITCPASTSKVYSVKMQAPVSEKNELTPTGHKTEPNECAEVTKEEEKQRMESEKLPLTVSRHLPLQRQEATLFSKQWESSVSRGKSQSHESTDSGYSESSDHYLSPSSIIPDHSMDSLAKSTKEHLEESTSTCVPSEPGQGGQETKDTAREQEQRTLEERISKLISENTAVVEDKQLENVRPRKTVLSKQGSIDLPMPYTYKDSFHFDMRISKTPNVGIQRNRNPGLYSSVPTQRSSTMDHAPLTRSNSLPFSVTLLQPEGSSPTASYQNDYVTLIRRGSSGQINPTGFAIKPLNQQSSTHRPLVRQTAVDCNHATDALFMNSSVEEVCAGSFSCDGDGGDICGEPSNRKFRRKKAQKFAYNKWYMYGGGTFKKLYNAEKVGDNSVIKGRKSSTNPEHEVVQGLQKRLSAVCKETVKTTSSTTNFISSSSTVCHPGCPPAKLSGVDLNLKTGQLHSSCSSLKTPLGRNLSLSTLPLPSIGSLVTHKTDSMSRADAGKLINAEKHTDSTSQFCRAHIPSDRKKQRTDDKIICPVEMETDPNTLTHPPPSVTGCVPQQDTNLNYVNLQTNQKHSQLKGALFPPCIINANAPSISTSPATSIPSSAKTSFLPKYQLKLPNTAEHDSNPTLPVVDKPTGTDGRTFSSVLSSSHTEQTSSSVTTSENKCCDPVTSPLVQTCDIKKTNGFSSFQGQLLSPESLRLNQNVTSNLAIVHRPFAGTTITTTCLQSYQAGLCSTSIESLPPKPCVSSASMHLPRPVAAVVENFPATHIITTENNQPSAATITAFSQGQPPPLSHTHASSASGQLNPANGANAASNTPIVPCHIAPFDSVQPAGQNIFHVHTADLQICLQIISDEQLALIEPQIERQAVSSLSQRRDMDAVALEMIQTKAQNSVLMENSHEKSDHEQSGNQKELDQSKSLPTLNMESIKPPLSVQFGKAQPNLHMTEHSDSTQATVSAEFKTPEALGLLQRPHKQGHINTVTETQSCMGDVMLTAASLKGVKSGRNQTSDEEHALSLNHCAEEQHLPDRRVSQGGLVSQTLSGQHKLNMTAPSPGAVNQKCTRSELLGKESQHKLKNIGGSCNVGVIQAKGEDFIYESSRLESGETCPPLQVGLGRASSTLCADELSGTVSTFSMDKCKSPRQSNPQVSICCRNVESTLSETLNSSKHANMGCDRVGSSDNAAPSQEMTLSESQGVISTAHSDKHMGPFTSMSSDIQVEKAKDIPAVLTSIQSPTAVFLPLGVMEGASLAGCAAQKEPQTQGHGGTPGQPDWRPKQTQEAEETNTMIQCMEEQGSGVMEENKNGGMSSIKADEVPGHWGKVESNCRYTVSPDLVTPEGEDRGVKADSSWLSEQHLQHLSQTHPGMSEYPPQSPQQAPSTSNNLNLPASGSQTGLFNSPQPPLEMNFYFSQQQHWNSSITHNKQTQILIEPNSSQHTAQDLLAETQNTFSQTQTFTHQDQKQDQKLTLSAQQGNTTAGNNSAAECCCNKSTLGSHKSPSLSSDVKISSSTHPSQVSHPVQVSRVAGLTGDTQATKSKVLDNNTVRPTQTFMNTEPDNKHETKDQAPHDYTSQSSNSERGDITNKYQAFFLAGQLHSYQPVDCLTSGVRPVQSCQDYTEDTSSSDDEGKLIIEL; encoded by the exons ATGGAGACTGGCAAGCCAGGATTGGCGAGTGCTCCAGTGCACATCAGTTCCGttgcagcacagacagagaaaaggatGGACATACAGGCCCCACTGACAGCTGTTTACATCCACACAGTGCCTGCTCTACCAGCACAGCCTTACCCCCAGCCTCCTGCAGCGGCCCGGGAGCCTGCCGCACTCCATCTGGCCATGCCACCGCTCTACTCCAAGGAGACGCTTCCCTTTCTGACACTCCATATTGCTGGTGGGCTGCAGTCTCAGCCAGGATTGAGTCTGGtggctgctgctcctgcagccAGACCCAAGTCAGCAGGAAAGCATGTGTGTCCTCACTGTGGACGGGACTGCATGAAGCCCAGCGTGCTGGAGAAGCATCTCCGCTGCCACACTGGGGAACGGCCTTACCCCTGCAACACTTGTGGAGTTTCTTTTAAGACTCAGAGCAACCTCTACAAACATAAGCGTACTCAGGCTCATGCCCGCCTCTCATCTgaatcagagcagagcagcctGGGCAGCCTGGACAGCATGTCCAGCTCTAGGGAGACTTGTACCTCCAGTTTGTCTCTAGATGAGCGCAGTGAGGAGTCGGGAAGCCTGGAGAAGGATACCACAATACCCACTGCTGAGATCACCTGTCCAGCCAGTACATCAAAGGTCTACTCTGTAAAGATGCAAGCGCCTGTCAGTGAAAAGAACGAGCTGACCCCTACAGGTCATAAGACAGAGCCAAATGAATGTGCAGAGGtaacaaaagaagaggagaaacagaggatGGAAAGCGAAAAGCTTCCTCTGACCGTTAGTCGACATCTTCCCCTTCAAAGACAAGAGGCCACTCTGTTCTCCAAGCAGTGGGAGAGCTCTGTATCCAGAGGGAAGTCACAGAGCCATGAGAGCACTGACTCAGGCTACAGTGAGAGCAGTGATCATTACCTAAGCCCCAGCAGCATTATACCGGACCACAGTATGGATTCCCTTGCCAAATCCACCAAGGAGCATCTTGAAGAATCCACCAGCACATGTGTGCCTTCTGAACCAGGCCAAGGAGGACAGGAGACCAAAGACACTGCAAGGGAGCAGGAGCAGAGGACACTGGAGGAGCGCATATCTAAACTGATTTCGGAGAATACAGCTGTTGTGGAGGACAAACAGCTGGAGAATGTAAGGCCACGGAAGACAGTTCTTTCTAAACAGGGTAGCATTGACCTCCCAATGCCATACACATACAAGGACTCCTTTCACTTTGACATGAGAATCAGTAAAACTCCGAATGTTGGGATACAAAGAAACAGGAATCCCGGATTGTACAGCTCAGTGCCAACTCAGCGCTCCTCCACCATGGATCATGCACCCTTAACCCGCAGCAACTCCCTCCCCTTTAGTGTTACCCTTCTGCAGCCCGAGGGGAGCAGCCCAACTGCCTCCTATCAGAACGATTATGTAACACTCATTCGGAGGGGAAGCTCTGGCCAGATCAATCCAACAGGTTTCGCAATCAAGCCTCTGAACCAGCAGTCATCCACCCACCGCCCACTAGTCCGGCAGACAGCCGTAGACTGCAACCACGCAACAGATGCTCTCTTCATGAATTCATCTGTGGAGGAGGTGTGCGCCGGCAGTTTCAGCTGTGATGGGGATGGCGGTGACATTTGTGGAGAGCCAAGCAACAGAAAGTTCCGGAGGAAGAAAGCACAGAAGTTTGCTTACAACAAGTGGTACATGTATGGGGGAGGGACATTTAAGAAGCTCTACAATGCTGAGAAAGTTGGTGATAATAGTGTTATCAAAGGCAGGAAATCTTCTACAAACCCAGAGCATGAGGTTGTTCAGGGCCTGCAAAAAAGGTTGTCAGCAGTTTGTAAAGAGACAGTAAAGACAACAAGCTCAACTACAAACTTCATAAGCAGCAGTTCAACAGTGTGCCATCCAGGTTGCCCTCCTGCAAAGCTCTCTGGTGTAGATTTGAATCTAAAAACTGGCCAGCTTCATTCATCATGCAGCTCTCTTAAGACTCCACTCGGGAGAAACCTGTCTTTGTCTACATTGCCATTACCTTCTATTGGATCACTAGTTACTCACAAAACAGACAGCATGAGCAGAGCAGATGCAGGGAAATTGATTAATGCAGAAAAACATACCGACTCCACCTCCCAGTTCTGCAGGGCCCATATTCCCTCCGACAGGAAAAAGCAGAGAACTGATGACAAAATAATTTGCCCTGTGGAGATGGAGACTGACCCAAACACACTGACTCATCCCCCTCCCTCTGTCACTGGCTGTGTGCCTCAGCAGGATACAAATCTCAATTATGTCAACcttcaaacaaatcaaaaacattcTCAGCTCAAAGGAGCTCTCTTTCCTCCTTGCATAATCAATGCAAATGCACCGTCTATTAGCACCTCACCAGCCACTTCCATCCCCTCCTCTGCCAAGACAAGCTTCTTGCCCAAGTACCAGCTAAAGTTACCGAACACTGCTGAACATGATTCAAATCCTACGCTGCCTGTTGTGGATAAACCGACAGGAACTGATGGCCGCACTTTCTCCTCTGTTCTGTCATCTTCTCACACTGAGCAAACCTCAAGCTCAGTCACAActtctgaaaataaatgttgtgatCCTGTCACCTCGCCATTGGTGCAGACATGTGATATCAAAAAGACAAATGGTTTTAGCTCCTTTCAAGGCCAGCTACTCTCGCCTGAATCTTTAAGACTCAATCAAAACGTGACATCTAATCTTGCCATAGTGCACAGGCCATTTGCAGGAACCACGATAACCACAACCTGCCTACAATCTTATCAGGCAGGATTATGCAGCACTTCAATTGAGAGCTTGCCTCCAAAACCATGTGTGAGTTCAGCATCTATGCATCTACCCAGACCTGTTGCAGCTGTGGTTGAGAACTTCCCTGCTACACATATCATAACCACAGAAAACAATCAGCCATCTGCTGCTACCATTACAGCTTTCTCACAAGGACAACCCCCAcctttgtcacacacacatgcctcgTCAGCATCAGGCCAGTTGAATCCTGCAAACGGAGCAAACGCTGCTTCAAATACTCCGATTGTACCGTGTCACATTGCACCATTTGACTCAGTGCAGCCAGCAGGACAGAACATCTTTCATGTTCATACAGCGGACCTCCAGATCTGCTTGCAGATCATATCCGATGAGCAACTGGCTCTCATTGAACCCCAAATTGAGCGGCAGGCAGTTAGCAGCCTCTCACAGAGACGTGACATGGACGCGGTGGCCCTGGAAATGATTCAGACTAAAGCTCAAAACTCTGTCCTCATGGAAAATAGTCATGAGAAAAGTGATCATGAGCAGTCTGGAAATCAAAAGGAGTTGGACCAAAGTAAGTCTTTACCTACCCTTAACATGGAGAGCATAAAACCTCCCCTGTCTGTCCAGTTTGGGAAGGCACAGCCGAATCTCCACATGACTGAACATAGTGATTCTACTCAGGCTACAGTATCAGCTGAATTTAAAACTCCTGAAGCTCTAGGCTTGCTGCAACGCCCACACAAACAAGGTCATATAAACACGGTCACAGAGACTCAGAGCTGTATGGGCGATGTTATGTTAACTGCTGCTTCACTCAAAGGTGTAAAATCAGGAAGGAACCAAACTTCAGACGAGGAACATGCACTTTCTCTGAACCATTGTGCTGAAGAACAACATTTGCCAGACAGGCGGGTCAGCCAAGGTGGACTGGTCTCTCAAACACTCTCTGGCCAACACAAGCTCAATATGACTGCTCCTTCTCCTGGTGCAGTAAATCAGAAGTGCACAAGGAGTGAATTACTGGGCAAAGAAAGCCAACACAAACTTAAAAACATAGGAGGCTCATGTAATGTAGGCGTAATTCAAGCCAAGGGTGAAGACTTTATATATGAAAGTAGCAGGTTAGAAAGTGGAGAGACCTGCCCTCCCCTGCAGGTCGGGCTAGGTCGGGCCTCCAGTACACTGTGTGCTGATGAACTCTCTGGGACAGTTTCTACATTTTCCATGGATAAATGCAAATCCCCAAGACAATCAAATCCACAAGTATCCATCTGCTGCAGAAATGTGGAATCTACATTATCAGAGACTCTAAATTCAtctaaacatgcaaacatgggATGTGACAGGGTGGGATCTTCGGACAATGCTGCTCCTTCACAGGAAATGACTCTCAGTGAATCACAGGGTGTAATCAGTACAGCCCACTCAGATAAACACATGGGTCCGTTTACTTCAATGTCTTCTGACATCCAGGTGGAAAAAGCCAAAGACATCCCAGCTGTGCTTACAAGTATACAGAGCCCTACTGCAG TTTTTCTTCCCCTAGGGGTTATGGAGGGAGCCTCCCTGGCAGGATGTGCAGCCCAGAAGGAGCCGCAGACACAAGGACATGGAGGGACCCCTGGACAGCCAGACTGGAGGCCAAAGCAGACCCAAGAGGCTGAGGAGACAAACACAATGATACAATGCATGGAGGAGCAGGGGAGTGGAGTGATGGAAGAGAATAAGAACGGAGGAATGAGTAGTATCAAGGCAGACGAGGTGCCAGGACATTGGGGGAAGGTCGAGTCTAATTGCAGATACACAGTTTCACCAGATCTGGTAACGCCAGAG GGAGAAGACAGAGGGGTCAAGGCAGATTCGTCTTGGCTATCTGAGCAACATCTTCAGCATCTTTCCCAGACGCATCCTGGAATGTCTGAATACCCTCCACAGAGCCCTCAGCAAGCTCCAAGCACATCAAATAACCTTAATTTACCTGCCAGCGGCAGTCAGACCGGCCTTTTCAATTCTCCACAGCCCCCATTGGAAATGAACTTTTATTTCTCACAACAGCAACACTGGAACAGCAGCATCACTCATaataaacagacacagatcTTGATTGAACCAAATTCAAGTCAACATACAGCTCAGGACCTGTTAGCGGAAACACAAAATACTTTTTCACAAACTCAAACATTTACACATCAGGACCAAAAGCAAGACCAAAAGCTGACCCTGTCTGCTCAGCAAGGAAATACTACTGCAGGAAACAATAGTGCTGCAGAATGCTGTTGTAATAAATCAACATTAGGAAGCCATAAAAGTCCAAGTCTCTCATCTGATGTCAAAATATCATCTTCCACACACCCCAGCCAAGTTTCTCATCCTGTTCAAGTCAGTAGAGTTGCTGGTTTGACAGGAGACACCCAAGCAACAAAGAGCAAGGTGCTGGATAATAATACTGTGCGGCCAACACAGACTTTTATGAACACAGAGCCTGATAATAAGCACGAAACCAAGGACCAGGCACCACATGACTACACAAGTCAGAGCAGTAACTCTGAGAGAGGTGACATAACCAACAAATACCAGGCTTTTTTCTTGGCTGGTCAGCTTCACAGCTATCAACCAGTTGACTGTCTGACCAGTGGAGTGAGgcctgtgcaaagctgtcagGACTACACAGAGGACACCAGCAGTAGTGATGATGAGGGAAAGCTTATCATTGAGCTTTAG